CATCCGCGAGTGGCCGGCGGGCGTCTGAGCTTAGTCTCGCGGAACGGCGGAGTTCGGCGTTGACGCCGGCTCCGCCGCCGACTAAACGACTGACACCGGGGCGCCGCCAAGGCGGCGCTTCTGGGCCCAGGTGGCGGAATTGGTAGACGCGCTGGTTTCAGGTACCAGTGGTGCAAGCCGTGGAGGTTCGAGTCCTCTCCTGGGCACCAACATCCCAAGTGGTGTTGATGCCGTCCGCGAAACGATCAGTTTGCGGAAACAATCCCCATCTCGACGATAGCCGATGTGATCGAGCAGATGCTCTCATATTCGTATCGAACACTCGCCCCAGATAGCAGACACCTCGATCGAAGGCCGGACTGTCGAATGGACAGCGCCGAGCGCCCGGTCGAGTTCGCTTACCAATCCAAACCCTCCGCGTGATCCCGGGTCCTCGCCGTTGGCGAGCCTCGGGATGATGCTTGAAGGATGCCGGCCTCCCGGTCTGCTCGGGCACCTCAGGACGAGGTCGCGGATTGGAGCGCATCGGTCACGGGCGCGGCTGCGCCGGGCGCGTCCCGCACGCCGACCGAGAGGCGCAGCATGAAACGCCCCTCGCGAACGACGCTCAATCCCGTTGACGCCGCCCTCGCTCCCCTCTAAACGACTGTCACCGCGGCGCTGCCAAGCAGTGCTTCGGGCCCAGGTGGCGGAATTGGTAGACGCGCTGGTTTCAGGTACCAGTGGTGCAAGCCGTGGAGGTTCGAGTCCTCTCCTGGGCACCAACACCCTCAAGCGGTGTTGATGCCGGCCCCGAGCGGGGCACGAGCCGATCGGACTTTGAAACCGCTCTCCCCACGCGACAAGACTTCATCACGGCTCCGGCAGGCGCTCGACGCCGTGCGAGGGGGTGAACCGGTTGGGACTGCCTCGCGTTGGCTTGCGCCCATCGGAGGATCCGCCCGTGCCCGACCGCCGCGACGACCTGCTCACCGCCCGCCCGCACCTGACCCGCCGCGACGAGGATGCCGCCGCCGCCAAGGCCGGCGTGACCCCGGCCGACCACGACGCAGCCCGCAAGCCCGATGCCCTCGATCCCGGCACCAGCACGACCGGCGACGCGCCGCGGCCCCGGCCGGCCCCGGCGGGCGAGGGCGAGGTCTGACTCGGATCCGGACGGACGCCCGCTTCGCGTGTTAGGCCTCGGCCCGTCCGACGCGGAGACCAGCCCGTGAGCCGTTACCGCCTCCACTACTTTCCCGAATCCGGCAACAGCTACAAGCTGGCGCTGATGCTGACCCTGTGCGGCGAAACATTCGATCCAGTCTGGACCGATTTCGGCGCCCGGGTGACCTGGACGCCCGAGTGGCGGCGCACCGTCAACGCGATGGGCGAAATCCCGGTGCTGGAGGATGACGGCAAGAGCCTGACCCAGACCGGCCCGATCCTGCTGCGGCTCGCCGATCGCTACGGCCGCCTCGGCGGCGAGGGCGAGGCCGAGCGGTTCGAGGTGCTGCGCTGGCTGTTCTGGGACAACCAGAAGCTCTCCGCCCACATGGCGACCTACCGCTTCATGCGCACCTTCAGCCGTGGGGCCGACCCGGCGGTGCTGGCATACCTGCGGTCGCGGGTCGACGACTTCCTCGGCATCCTCGCCGAACAGGTCGCGGGCCGGGCCTTCGTCATCGGCGACCGGGCGAGCGTCGCCGACCTGTCGCTCTGCGCCTACCTCTCCTTTCCGGCCGACGAGACAGGCTACGACCTCGCGGCGAGCCACCCGGCGATCCGGGCCTGGCTGGACCGGATCGCGGCCCTGCCCGGCTGGCGGGTGCCCTACGACCTGCTGCCTGGCCGGCGCCTGCCCCGCTTCGACCGTCCGGACGGGGCTGCGGCCGAGAGGTAGCCTATCCGGGCGACGGTCCGCCGGCGCCGCGGGCCTCGGGCGCGGGGGCCGGGCTCGCCTCCGGCTTCGGCCGCTCCGGCGCGGCGCTCTCGGGGTAGCGGGCGCGGTAGGCGCGCAGGAAGTCGGTCAGCGTCTCGGCACTGGTGGCCTGGCGCACCAGGCTGCGGAAGGCCGCGGTGCCGGAGGCGTTCGGCGCGGCGACGAGGCTGAAGGTGCGGGCGTCCGGGCTCTCGGCCATCTTCGCGGTGAATTTCGTGCGCAGGCGGTCGAGGCTCAGCGGATCCTCGGCCAGCGCGTAGGCGATCGCCGCCCGCATCACGTCGCTGCGCTCGGCGTCGCTCAAGGCGCCGGGCTCGCGCCAGCGGGTGCCGAGCAGGGCCTCGTGCGCCTCCCCGGCCTCGCGCCAGCGCCGCGCGCCCCACAGGATGTCGCCGCGCAGGTGCGCCGCCTCCGGGGTGGCGTTGCCCTCGAGCAGCTCGAGGGCGAGGTCGGTGCGCGAGAGGTCGGAGAGGGCGCGGACCTCGAGCAGCAGGCGCGCGTCGCGGATCTGCGCCGGCAGTTCCGGCAGGCGGGTGTTCTGCAGGATCTTGAGGGCCTTCAGCGGCTCGCCCTCCATCAGCCGGACGGTCGCGAGGCGCGCCGCCACGCTCGCCCGCGCCGCCCCGGTGAGGCGGTGGTCGACCTGGTGCTGCAGCAGGTCGCCGGCGGCGTCGAGGAGGTCGAGGGCGACGAGGCGGTCGGCCAGGCGCCGCACGATCTCGTCGCCCTGGCGGCCGATCGGCGTGAACTCCTTGAAGTCGTAGAACAGCGCCAGGGCCTCGATCTTGCCGAGGCTGGCACCCTTGTCGGACAGGAACAGGGCGGAGAACAACGCCACCGTGTCGTCGTGCAACCCGCGGGTCGCCGGGTGGTCGGGGAAGAGGCGGTTGGCCTTGCGGGCGGTCGCGAAGGCGTCGCGCCAGCGGCCGACTCCGGCATAGAGCCGGCCGAGCCGGGCCAGGGCCTCGGCCTCGGCCTCGCCGTGCCAGGTCAGGGTCAGGCGCTCGAGCCGGTCGACCGCCGCCTCCGGCGTCATCGTGCCGGTGGCCCGGCCGAGATCGACCGCCCGCAGGGTCGCCTCGGCGGCGATGGCCGGCGCCGCGGTCTCGGCGAGCTGCTGGTAGGCGTGGCGCGCCTCGCCGTCCTGGCCGATCGCCTCGGCGAAGCGCGCCTTGAGGAAGGCCAGCCGGTCGCGGGCCTGGCCCGAATCGGCGAGGGGCGCGACCGCGGTGAGCGCCCGC
This is a stretch of genomic DNA from Methylobacterium sp. 17Sr1-1. It encodes these proteins:
- a CDS encoding glutathione S-transferase family protein, producing MSRYRLHYFPESGNSYKLALMLTLCGETFDPVWTDFGARVTWTPEWRRTVNAMGEIPVLEDDGKSLTQTGPILLRLADRYGRLGGEGEAERFEVLRWLFWDNQKLSAHMATYRFMRTFSRGADPAVLAYLRSRVDDFLGILAEQVAGRAFVIGDRASVADLSLCAYLSFPADETGYDLAASHPAIRAWLDRIAALPGWRVPYDLLPGRRLPRFDRPDGAAAER